A genomic window from Treponema maltophilum ATCC 51939 includes:
- a CDS encoding J domain-containing protein: MQNPYALLGLTPDAGMAEIKRAYRKKAKKLHPDVSGSDAEQFRLLYAAYKALCDERANLFERAFTVQKPRESFNYREWLLQRTDEESRCKLVFWDLMHGREEDAVELFKILNREISACKVASWFPREDFMDYGFILAEELSFRAEFYDAVLLLEQIIVMEQKRPYFKHFFPEVQALTRNILLHRIDGIIHAESAVALWERALDWGFGKKDEAAFLIKMAGAYAKMHNKTLAAVCIAEAKRLNAGQRVPASLRQFM; encoded by the coding sequence ATGCAAAACCCTTACGCCCTTTTAGGCCTTACTCCCGATGCCGGTATGGCGGAAATAAAACGCGCGTACCGCAAAAAAGCGAAAAAACTGCACCCCGACGTTTCAGGCTCGGACGCCGAACAATTCCGTTTGCTGTATGCGGCGTATAAAGCCCTCTGCGATGAGCGCGCAAACCTGTTTGAACGCGCATTTACCGTGCAAAAGCCGCGCGAATCCTTCAACTACCGCGAATGGCTTTTACAGCGCACCGACGAAGAAAGCCGCTGCAAACTCGTTTTTTGGGACTTAATGCACGGCCGCGAAGAAGACGCGGTTGAGCTGTTTAAAATCCTTAACCGCGAAATATCGGCTTGCAAAGTGGCGTCGTGGTTTCCGCGCGAAGATTTTATGGATTACGGCTTTATACTTGCCGAAGAGCTGAGCTTCCGCGCGGAATTTTACGATGCGGTGCTTTTGCTGGAACAAATAATCGTTATGGAACAAAAGCGGCCGTATTTTAAACACTTTTTTCCCGAAGTGCAGGCTTTGACGCGCAACATTTTGCTGCACCGCATTGACGGAATAATTCATGCCGAATCGGCCGTAGCGCTGTGGGAGCGCGCGCTCGATTGGGGCTTCGGCAAAAAAGACGAAGCCGCATTTTTAATAAAGATGGCGGGCGCATACGCGAAAATGCACAATAAAACCTTGGCCGCCGTATGCATTGCCGAAGCAAAGCGCTTAAACGCCGGTCAGCGCGTTCCCGCTTCTTTGCGGCAATTTATGTAA
- a CDS encoding universal stress protein, giving the protein MIKPIFQKVLILMNGSESSVHAVQYGILMSKLYHCALKAVYVVDTATLKQLTLTKIFVIEESSEYESSLTADGNRYLGYAAELAAAKNVKIETELLHGSIWGETIRAADEFGANLILLGGSEKGEHGDSSMRVSHKRIFENAGCSVLYVKEKQVEQLYKLV; this is encoded by the coding sequence ATGATAAAACCGATTTTTCAAAAGGTTCTTATTTTAATGAACGGATCGGAATCGTCCGTTCATGCGGTGCAATACGGTATACTGATGTCGAAGCTGTACCACTGTGCTTTAAAGGCCGTGTACGTAGTCGATACCGCGACGCTCAAACAGCTTACCCTTACCAAAATTTTCGTAATTGAAGAAAGTTCCGAATACGAATCGAGCTTAACCGCCGACGGGAACCGCTACCTCGGATACGCCGCCGAATTGGCCGCCGCGAAAAACGTAAAAATCGAAACGGAACTGCTTCACGGCAGCATTTGGGGCGAAACGATACGGGCTGCCGACGAGTTCGGCGCGAATTTAATTCTGCTCGGCGGATCCGAAAAAGGGGAACACGGCGACAGTTCAATGCGCGTTTCACACAAACGAATTTTCGAAAACGCGGGCTGCTCCGTTTTGTACGTAAAAGAAAAACAGGTAGAACAATTATACAAATTGGTATAA
- a CDS encoding V-type ATP synthase subunit D has protein sequence MTKLNIAPTKSNLLKVKEQLRISTDGYELLEQKREILVMELMHMVEQVKLLEKETDKLLKSAYPALKNMLMAVGGDRVERIAHAVSYDFTLTEKSVVKAGMTFSTIEMELPKRRLFYSFMDSFADTDKVMADFFDFLKLLTQMASIRTIVWRLAMEVKKTQRRVNALDKMIIPQAKATKKYIESVLEERERENVFVLKSLKGRKGGAGA, from the coding sequence ATGACAAAACTGAACATAGCGCCGACAAAATCGAATTTACTCAAAGTAAAAGAGCAGCTGCGCATATCGACCGACGGCTACGAACTGCTTGAGCAAAAACGCGAAATTCTTGTTATGGAGCTTATGCACATGGTCGAGCAGGTAAAGCTGCTCGAAAAAGAAACGGACAAGCTGCTGAAATCGGCCTACCCCGCTTTAAAAAACATGCTTATGGCCGTCGGCGGCGACCGTGTCGAGCGCATAGCACACGCGGTAAGCTACGACTTTACGCTGACGGAAAAGTCCGTTGTAAAAGCGGGCATGACTTTTTCGACAATCGAAATGGAACTGCCCAAGCGGCGCCTTTTTTATTCGTTTATGGATTCGTTCGCCGACACCGACAAGGTTATGGCGGATTTTTTCGATTTTCTTAAATTGCTGACGCAGATGGCGTCGATCCGCACCATTGTATGGCGCCTTGCGATGGAAGTCAAAAAAACGCAGCGCAGGGTAAACGCGCTCGATAAAATGATTATCCCGCAGGCAAAAGCCACCAAAAAATATATCGAAAGCGTCCTCGAAGAACGGGAGCGCGAAAACGTATTTGTGTTAAAATCGCTGAAAGGAAGAAAAGGAGGAGCCGGCGCATGA
- a CDS encoding V-type ATP synthase subunit B has product MKGMEHRGITSVDGPVIIVKRSENSFYGEIVAVRDRFSEKRIGRIIDLSDEYAVVQIFGSTSGIDLHESTTEFLDTPMELRVGEGLLGRIFNGLGQPIDGYPEIVSSKKVNVNGYPINPYARVYPRDFIQTGISSIDGMNTLIRGQKLPIFSGDGLPHNRLAAQIVRQAKILSADEDFVMVFAGMGIKYDIARFFINTFEESGVLSKVVLFQSLADSPSIERIITPRSALTAAEYLAYEKDMHVLVVMTDMTNYCEALREISTTRGEVPGRKGYPGYLYSDLAELYERAGKIKGSKGSITQIPILTMPNDDISHPIPDLTGYITEGQIVLDRELSQKGMYPPVAGLPSLSRLMKDGIGKGMTREDHKDVASQLFAAYSKVKSIRNLAAIIGEEELSDTDKQYLRFGDRLEKEFLTQGEYENRTIEQTLDIGWKILKELPKEDLYRINPAFIEKYMEQA; this is encoded by the coding sequence ATGAAAGGAATGGAACACAGGGGCATCACTTCGGTTGACGGCCCCGTTATTATCGTAAAACGCAGCGAAAACAGTTTTTACGGTGAAATCGTTGCCGTTCGCGACCGTTTTTCGGAAAAGCGTATCGGACGCATTATAGATTTGTCGGACGAATATGCAGTCGTACAAATATTCGGTTCCACATCGGGAATCGACTTGCACGAATCCACGACGGAATTTTTGGATACGCCGATGGAACTGCGCGTCGGCGAAGGCCTTTTGGGCCGCATCTTCAACGGTTTGGGACAGCCGATCGACGGCTACCCCGAAATCGTATCGTCAAAAAAAGTAAACGTAAACGGCTATCCGATAAACCCCTACGCGCGCGTGTATCCCAGAGATTTTATCCAAACGGGTATTTCGTCGATAGACGGTATGAACACGCTTATCCGCGGCCAAAAGCTGCCGATTTTTTCGGGCGACGGTTTGCCGCACAACCGTTTGGCGGCGCAGATTGTCCGTCAGGCAAAAATTTTAAGCGCCGACGAAGACTTCGTTATGGTATTTGCCGGCATGGGTATTAAATACGACATCGCGCGCTTTTTTATCAACACCTTTGAAGAATCGGGCGTTTTGTCGAAGGTCGTTTTGTTCCAATCGCTGGCCGACTCTCCGTCCATCGAGCGCATTATAACGCCGCGTTCGGCTTTAACCGCCGCCGAATACCTCGCTTACGAAAAGGACATGCACGTATTGGTCGTTATGACCGATATGACAAACTATTGCGAAGCTTTGCGTGAAATATCGACTACGCGCGGCGAAGTTCCCGGCCGCAAAGGCTATCCGGGCTATTTGTATTCCGACTTGGCCGAATTGTACGAACGCGCGGGAAAAATCAAGGGCTCAAAGGGTTCAATCACGCAAATCCCGATTTTAACCATGCCCAACGATGACATTTCGCACCCCATTCCCGACCTTACCGGCTACATCACCGAAGGACAAATCGTTTTGGATCGCGAATTGTCCCAAAAAGGCATGTACCCGCCGGTTGCGGGCTTGCCGAGTTTGTCGCGTCTTATGAAAGACGGTATCGGCAAGGGCATGACGCGCGAAGACCACAAAGACGTGGCCAGTCAGCTTTTCGCCGCCTATTCGAAGGTAAAAAGCATCCGAAACCTTGCCGCCATCATCGGCGAAGAAGAACTTTCGGATACGGACAAACAGTATTTGCGCTTCGGCGACCGCCTCGAAAAAGAGTTTTTAACGCAGGGCGAATACGAAAACCGCACGATAGAGCAAACGCTCGACATCGGCTGGAAAATTTTAAAAGAACTGCCCAAAGAAGATTTGTACCGAATCAATCCGGCCTTTATCGAAAAATATATGGAACAGGCATGA
- a CDS encoding V-type ATP synthase subunit A, whose amino-acid sequence MIEGKITRISGPIVYAEGLDGCGLYDVVDVGNAKLIGEIIRLKEGNATIQVYEDDTGMHVGEKVVCNQRPLSVRLGPGLVGTIYDGIQRPLKNMFDAEGSFLKPGLRTDPLDTSAKWKFTPLVKKGDPIAPGTVIGEVPETSSVKHKIMVPPYVRGRSLTKIAEAGSYTIEDLIAETDLGEKITLAQYWPVRKPRPYAQKMTVSQPLITGQRVIDVFFPLSKGGTAAIPGGFGTGKTMTQHAIAKWCDADLIVYIGCGERGNEMTDVLTEFPSLIDPRTGRSLMERTILIANTSNMPVAAREVSLYSGITLAEYYRDMGMAVAIMADSTSRWAEALRELSGRMEEMPAEEGFPAYLPTRLAEFYERAGRVSSLCGKEGSVSIIGAVSPPGGDFSEPVTQHTKRFIRCFWALDRELANARHYPAIGWIESYSEYADEVKEWWDKLDPRWSSIRLEALDLLKREQRLEQIVRLIGPDALPDTDRLVLVVAEMIKNGFLQQNAFDEIDVYSVPEKQILILQLMMSFYKKSLALIKQGAPLLKLTALGIREELVRIKTSIPNDKINEISAVAKRMDDEFASVERVYRKVETA is encoded by the coding sequence ATGATTGAAGGAAAGATAACCCGTATTTCGGGACCTATAGTATATGCGGAAGGCTTGGACGGCTGCGGTTTGTACGACGTCGTCGATGTCGGCAACGCAAAACTCATCGGAGAAATAATCCGCCTTAAAGAAGGCAACGCGACCATACAGGTGTACGAAGACGACACCGGCATGCATGTCGGCGAAAAGGTTGTGTGCAATCAGCGGCCGCTTTCGGTGCGTTTGGGGCCCGGCCTTGTCGGCACCATTTACGACGGCATCCAGCGCCCGCTCAAAAACATGTTCGATGCGGAAGGTTCGTTTTTGAAGCCCGGGCTCAGAACCGATCCGCTCGATACGAGCGCGAAATGGAAGTTTACCCCGCTTGTAAAAAAAGGCGATCCGATTGCGCCGGGCACTGTAATAGGAGAGGTTCCCGAAACTTCTTCGGTAAAACATAAAATTATGGTTCCGCCGTATGTACGCGGCCGCTCTTTGACGAAAATCGCCGAGGCCGGCTCTTACACGATAGAAGACCTTATCGCGGAAACCGATTTGGGCGAAAAGATAACCTTGGCGCAGTATTGGCCGGTGCGCAAGCCCCGACCCTACGCGCAAAAAATGACCGTAAGTCAGCCGCTTATTACGGGCCAGCGCGTTATCGACGTGTTTTTCCCCCTGTCCAAGGGCGGAACGGCTGCCATCCCCGGCGGCTTCGGTACCGGTAAAACGATGACCCAGCACGCAATCGCCAAATGGTGCGATGCCGACTTAATCGTCTACATCGGCTGCGGCGAGCGCGGCAACGAAATGACCGACGTTTTAACGGAATTTCCCTCGCTTATAGACCCGAGAACCGGCCGCTCCCTTATGGAACGCACGATTCTTATTGCAAACACATCGAACATGCCGGTTGCCGCGCGCGAAGTTTCGCTGTATTCGGGCATAACCTTGGCCGAATATTACCGCGACATGGGCATGGCCGTCGCGATAATGGCCGACTCCACGAGCCGCTGGGCCGAAGCCCTGCGTGAACTTTCCGGCCGCATGGAAGAAATGCCCGCGGAAGAAGGCTTTCCCGCCTATCTTCCGACGCGTTTGGCCGAATTCTACGAAAGGGCGGGACGCGTGTCGTCGCTGTGCGGTAAAGAAGGTTCCGTTTCGATTATCGGAGCGGTATCGCCGCCCGGAGGAGACTTTTCCGAGCCGGTTACCCAGCACACCAAGCGCTTTATCCGCTGCTTTTGGGCGCTCGACCGCGAATTGGCAAACGCCCGCCACTATCCGGCAATCGGCTGGATAGAATCGTATTCGGAATACGCCGACGAAGTAAAAGAATGGTGGGACAAACTCGATCCGCGCTGGTCGTCGATCCGCCTTGAAGCGCTGGACTTGTTAAAGCGCGAACAGCGCCTCGAACAGATTGTGCGCCTTATCGGGCCGGACGCTTTGCCCGACACCGACCGCCTTGTTTTGGTTGTCGCCGAAATGATTAAAAACGGCTTTTTGCAGCAAAACGCGTTCGACGAAATAGACGTATATTCGGTTCCCGAAAAGCAGATTTTGATTTTGCAGCTTATGATGAGCTTTTACAAAAAATCGCTGGCACTTATCAAGCAGGGCGCCCCGCTTTTAAAACTGACGGCGCTCGGCATCCGCGAAGAATTGGTGCGCATAAAAACGTCGATTCCGAACGATAAAATAAACGAAATAAGCGCCGTCGCAAAGCGTATGGACGACGAATTCGCTTCTGTCGAGCGAGTATACAGGAAGGTTGAAACAGCATGA